TTTTATATTGCCAAGGTTAGGAACCTGACCATTTATACTAAAACTAATACTGTCCCGATCAGCAAATAGAGTTGGTTCTTGAGTAATCAGCTCACCAATTTGGTTGGTGCTACTCATACCCATAGTGATAATTAGATCAGCATCAATGCCTCGATAAGAAAATTCAACATCTTTTTTCTCAAGTCTTTCTATACCTTCCTTCATTTCAATGCTCAAATTGAACTTACTATTTTCATTATCAGAAGAAACTTTTTCCACATTGTCATACTCCGTATTTAAAGTAATGACTAAGTTTTTAGAGCCGGATTTTTTAGCAATACTACCTACTCCATAAAGCCTTTGATAGGCTACTGTCACGTCCCCGCTGGAAACAATTGAGACTGATTTGCTCTTTTTACTTTCCCCATCTAGTTGGTTAAAGCCGTCTTTAAGGCTTAAATACAAAGCCAAACCAGTAGCTACACTATCAACACTTAGCTGCTGAGGTAGAAGAATGAGAATAGATTTGGCTTTAGCAATTTTTTGAGCAGTTTGAGAAAAGGGGAGTTGGTTTTGAGCTGACATGATCTATAAGATTTGAGCAGGGAGATAATTTAATAGTCCCTTTATTATACGCAAAACTGGCTAGTCGTCAATAATTTTATAGGACACAACTTGGTCACCAATTTTAAAGCTTAAATCAGGACGGAAAACTAAAGCTACCTCCTGCCCTTTTTTAGCTTCGGTTTCATCTTTGCGTTCAACTTGCAAAGCTCCAATCCGAGGTTCAGCTACAATCTGCTCCCCTCTTATAATCCGAACTTTTTCCGAACGAACAATTTTACCTTCAAGCACTTTACAGCCAGCAATATGGCTACCTTTGATTTTAAATTCAGCAATCACCTCAGCTTTGCCTAGAACTTCTTCATTGATAGTCGGTTCTAAAAGCTTCAAAACTCGTGCTTGTAAATCCTCAAGCAAATGATAAATGATGTCAAAGGTTTCGATTTTGACCTTTTCCATTTCAGCCAGTTTTTTAACTAAAGTAGGAACTTTAACATGAAAGCCGATGAGGCGTGCTTCCGTTGATTGAGCGAGTAGTACATCTGATTCGTTAATATCCCCTACTCCGTGACCAACCAATTCAATTTCCTCAGTTAAATTAGCAGTAATAGCTTCCAGTGTTCCGGCCTGGTCGGCTTTAATAATAATCTTAAGTCGTTTCTGCTCTTCGTTTTTGCTTTCTTCTGGAACAAGTTCTGTGGTTCCAGTTTCTGACTGAGCAGTCTCATGCTCTTGAGATTTGGCAGTGACTAACTCTCCAGTATCTAAAACGTGTTTAAAGCCCAAAAGCTGGATTGGCTGGCTAATAGTAGCCTTTTTGACCTGTTCATTATTTGGAGTGATAAGACAGCGAACTTTAGTTTCTTGATTTTTACAAAAAACTGTTTGACCAACTACAATTTCGCCACTGCGAATAAGCAGATTAGCCACTACACCTTTTTTTGAGTCTAAAAATGAATCTAAAACTACAGCTTTTAAGTCTTGAGTATCAGGTGAAATCTCTTGAAGCTCCCAAATCAGTTCAATCATTTCCAGTAGTTGATCAATGCCTTGTTTAGCTTTAGCCGAAATTGGAACTGCCACAATATCGCCACCATACCCTTCGACAAAGATTTCTTGTTCGGCTAACTGGGCTTTGACCATTTCTAGGCTAGCTTCTGGCAAATCTACCTTATTAATAGCCACAACAAAAGGAATTTGAGCTTTTTTAATATGGGCAATAGCTTCTTTAGTTTGGGGTTTGACCCCATCATTGGCTGCCACTACTAAAATAGCAATATCGGCAACTTGGGCTCCACGACTACGCATTTTAGAAAAAGCTTCATGGCCTGGGGTATCAATGAAGGTAATAATGGAACTAGGATCATTGGCTCGCAGTTGGGTTTGATAAGCTCCAATATGCTGGGTAATGCCACCGGCTTCAGAAGCAGTCACATTAGATTCCCGGATAGCATCCAAAAGGGTGGTTTTGCCATGATCAACATGACCTAACACTACCACTACTGGTGGATGTTTTTTTTGAGATTGAGCTGGAGTAGTTTTTTTCTTAGCCAAGACTATGATCATTCCGGACTTGATCCGGAATCCTGTTATAGCAATATTGGCTGCAAGGATTCTGAAACAAGCTCAAAATGACAGTTTAATTTATCAAAACTATGCTTCACTTTCAGTTTTATCTTCTTTTTTGTCTTCTTTAGCTTTTGTTGCTTTAGCTTCAGTTTTTGCTTCTTTTTTGGTCTTTTTTGTTGTTTTTTCCTGCTCATCATCTGAACTTTCTTTTTCCTTAGCTTCTTCAGCTTTTTTAGCCTCAGCCATTTTTTTCTTTTCAGATTCGGTCAATGTGCCACCTGGACCTTTGATATCAATTTTATAGCCGGTCAGCTTAGCGGCTAGTCGAACGTTTTGACCATCTCGGCCAATAGCTAAAGAGAGTTGGTCTTCAGGCACAGTCACAACTGCTGATTTGTCTTTTTCATTAAGTTCAATTTGCAGATTTTCAGCCGGAGCCAAGGCAGCAGTCAAAAATCGGATTGGATCGTCAGAATATTGAATAATATCAATTTTTTCACGGTTAAGCTCATCAATAACAGTCTGGACTCGAACTCCTTTTTGGCCCACACAGGAACCAACTGGATCAACACCAGATTGAGCTGAAAATACAGCTAGTTTGGTCCGACCCCCAGCTTCTCGGGCAATAGTACGGATTTCAACAGCTCCAGAAGCTACCTCTGGTACTTCCCGCTCAAAGAGTTTAGCTACCAGTTCGGAAGCAGCCCTGGAGACAATAATTTGTCGACCTTTCATGGTTTCTCGGATATCTTGGATATAAAACGTCATGCGTTTATTGAGTGTGTAATGTTCACCAGGAATTTGTTCTTGAGGAGGCATTTGAGCCTGACCGCGACCAATATCAACAATGACAAATTGGCCATCATGACGTAATACCATACCAGAAACTAGCGTGCCAATCCGATCTTGATATTCTTTCAAAATAGCATCTTTTTCAGCTTCGCGGATTTTTTGTAAAATAACCTGCTTGGCAGTCTGAGAAGCAATCCGGCCAAAACCAGGAGGCGTCACTTCTTCTTGTTTGGTTTCATCATAAGCAGCTTCGACTTCAGGAGCTCCTTCTTCTGGCTCTTCTACTGTTTCTTCTTCTGTCTCAAGTTTTGGATAACGGAAAATTTTAGCTTCGCCATTATCAGGATCGATTTGAGCTTTATAAACATACGCTTCATCTAAACCATAGTCTTTACGATATGCTGCTAAAATTGCTGATTCAATAGTAGCAATAACAATTGCTGGCTCAATGCCCCTTTCACTACAGATTTGATTTAAAGCTGAAGCAAATTCGGTTCGAGCAGTCAAAACATTTTGAGTAGCCATAATTTTTGTAGAGACAATTTTTAGATTGTATCTACCCTAGATATACAAAAAGGTGGACAGCTCCACCTTAAACAAATAACTTCGTAACAATAAGGAAATTATAGCAGTATCTTTCAGCTTAAGCAAATTTTAAAGATTTGATTTCTTTTCAAGTTAGGATTTGAAATTTGGAATTTTATATAGTTATCACTCCATCCCACCCATTCTCCTTGTTTATTTTTCGCTTCAATTAAAACTCCCAATGTCTGGTTGATAAATTGTTTTCTAAAATTTTCTTCTAATTGCTTGCTTAAATCCCGTAATTTTTTGGCTCTAGCTAGCTTAGTTTTTTTAAAAACCTCTCCCCATTTTTTTTCCTTTTGCCCAGCTAAGGTTCCTGGTCGGTTTGAATAAGGAAAAACGTGGATTTTACTAAAACCAATTTCTTGTATGTTTTGTAAGCTTTCCATAAAATCTTGATCTGTTTCACCAGGAAAACCCACAATCACATCAGTAGTAATACTAACACCTGGAATAGCTTTTTTAACCTGAGCAACTGTTTTTTTAAATTGTTTAATAGTGTAATGCCGGTTCATTCGCTTAAGCGTTTGATCACAGGCTGATTGTAAGGAAATGTGGAAGTGCCGGCACAGCCGGCCATTTTTAACATTACTAACTACATTTTGACTATAAAGGTCTAAAAAGTCTTTAGTAAAAACTTCCGGGTAAACTGAACCTAACCTAATTCGCTCAACTGAAGTCTCGGTTAAAACTTGTTTGAGCAGATCTGTCAGTATTGCTTTGCCATCTTGGTATTGGGAAATATCAATTCCGGTTAAAACTACTTCTTTAACGCTTTGCTTCTGGGCAGTTTTGATTTGTCGAACTACCTGAGAAACCGGTACGCTTTGGCTGCGGCCGCGCAAATAGGGAATCAAACAGTAACTACAAAATTTGTTGCAACCGGTTTGGATTTTGATAAAAGCCCGACCCGAAGCCTCATACATTAAACTGTCTGTAATTTTTTGAATTGCTGGATAATTTTCCTTTGATAAAAATGACAAAATAAGATCAACTGTTTTATCTTTATTTTTATTAGTAATAAGTAGGTCAATTGGTAAATCAATTATTTTCTTATGAAATTTTTAGTTATCTACCCAGCAACCACAAGCTACTATAAAAGCTTTTGGATATAGTTTTTTTGCCTTGCGTACATATTGTCTAATTTGCTGCTCAGCCCGAGCTGTGACTGCACAGGTATTTACAATTACTAAATCTGGTATTTCATTTTTAGCTAATGAAAAACCTTGCTCCTGAAGCTGCCTGGCAATTTCTGTACTTTCCGCAATATTAAGCCGACACCCAAAAGTTTTGATAATAAATTTCATGGGGAAATTGTAACAAAAGCCAGGTTATAATACTGCTTATGAAACAGCTCATGTTATTTGATATCGACCAAACCATTTTTGATGGCTACACTATTTTTCCTCTTACCAAGGCTCAATTTCAGGACAAATTTATTGATTTTAAAACCATGGAGCTTTTTACTCAAGATCTGGCCGAATATAAAGTAGGGCTGTATGATTATGAAAAGTTTGTAGCTGTGCTTTTAGATCATTGGGCTAAGGGTTTAGCTGGTCAATCGTATCAGGCAGTCTTTGATCATAGCTTTAGTTTTTTTAAAAAACATAAAAAACATTTCTTTAGTTATTTTAGTAAAGTTGTCAAAAATTGTAGCCAAACTCACGATATCTTTTTAGTAACTGGTGAACCTGACTTTCTGGCTGCCAGCATTGCTAAAATGTTTAATGTTAAAGGTTACTTAGCTTCCCAATTTGAGCTTAATCAACAAGGTCTCTTTACTGGTAAAGTCAGTCAGTATCTAGCTACTAAAAAAGATAAAAAAGAGGCTTTAGATGGATTGTTTCAGAAATACTCTTTCAAAAACTCATATGCTTTCGGTGATTCCGAAGCTGATATTCAAATGCTGTCTTTGGTTGAACATCCTATTTGCGTCAATCCTGGTGCTGATTTGGAAAAAATAGCTCTTAAAAAAGCCTGGTCAGTGATTGATCCGGAAACATTTGATGTTTCGATATTAAAATAAATGTCTTGATAAGTATTCCACTCCCTTACCGGGTTTTAAAGTTACCACTTTCTTTACTCCTTGGAGTTTATTCAAACGTTGTTTAATTTTAGAAACATTTTTTTCCAAAGCTAAAATTTTGATTTGTGGTCCTGCATCAATCGTAAAATAAGCTTCTAAGCCTTCGTCCCGCCAATTTTGAACTTGATGTATTAGCTCGACTGTTTCGGGTAGCCAATAAATAATAGACGGTTTGGTAGTTAACATTAATGCGTGTAGTTTTAGTGCATTATGTTCAGAAATTTCTCCCATTTTAGTAAAATTTTTAGCTTTGATAGCTTGTTTTATTTCCTTTAAATCCTGTTCAACAGTTGCAAGCCAACAAGGATAAAACGGACAGGTAGCTACGGTTTGTTTCATGCCAGCTCGAGTTTTAAGCTCTTTTTTCTTGGTACTAACTACTACCGTTAACATACACAACTGAGGCCAATAGTTCTCATCATAAAGTTGAACTGCATAACTATCACTGCCATCTGCTTTTGAGCCTTTTTGCCACTCCACAAAACCACCCAAAATACTTCGACAAGAAGATCCTGAACCTTGACGGCTTAAAATTGAGAGCTGTTTAGAGTTTAAATTTAACCCAGCTGCTTTAGCTGAAGCGGCTGCCAGTGCTGCAGCTCCTGAAGCTGAAGAAGCCAGTCCGGCTTGAGTTTCAACTTCGTTTTGGGAAACTACCTTGGCTTTTAATTTGATTTTTGCTAGTTTACGAGCTAGATTTAGTTGACCAATCACTCGATCATATTCTTCTCCTTCTTTAAATTCCTGACCATCAAGTGTAAAAATGTCTCGTTTATAGCTAGAGTTAAATTCAACAGTTGTGGTTGAACCGTACTGGTCCCAAGTAATCGCTAAGTTACTATTTTGAGGCAGGATTAAGGTTTCATCTCGTTTACCCCAATACTTAACCAAAGCCATGCTAATATTGGCATGAGCAGTGGCTTTTAGATGTTTTTTCATAGTTTGCATATGTAATTAATTACTTTTCTCATCAATACTAACTCCTTTGGCTCCAGTTTCGACTGGTACCAATGTTCCTCCTGCTTCTACTAAACGTTGCTCAATTACATGTTTATGGCCATTGGCAGACATAACAATTAAGCAATCTCCTCCACCTGATCCAGAGAGTTTAGCTCCTTCAGCCCCATGCAAAATTGAGGTCACACAAAGTTTGTGCAAAATGTCGGTACTTACTCCTAGATCATGAAGAATTTTTTGGTTTTTATTAAATAGCTCTCCTAATTCTTCCCACCGTTTGGTTTCAATTAAATCTCTAGCTTTTTTTACCAGTTTAGTAATAAGATCAAAACGACTGTTAACATAATTGGGTTTAAGAGTCCGCATTTTGGCTAATTTTTTAACAATGGTAGCCGTGTCAGCTTTAACACCAGAATAAACTACAATAAGAGGAAGTTTTTTAATTTCTAAAGGTTCGATAACTTTACCACCAGTTTCAAAATATAAAGTCCCACCCCAAATGGCTGCAGCTACATCAAAACCAGACCCTACACCCTGCACTTCAAGTACAGCTTGGTATGCAATTTCAAAAATTTCTTGATTGCTTAATTTTAGATTGAAAAGTTCGGAAATACCTTTGGCCGTACAGACACTCACTGCTGAAGAGCTACCTAAACCATATTTAGATGAAAAGCCATTTCTAGTCCGAATTGAAAGCCCAGAATTAAGTTTGTATTTTTCGTATAAAATTTGCAATACTGCTTCAATAAATTGAACTCCTCGAGGCAGTTTCTTAGACGGTTTAAAATCAGTGATAGAACGCTTGTAGTTTTTGATTTCCACTTCTGGAGCATTAATAGTCAAAGTTGGAACTTTAGTGGTTTTAATTTGTACATGAACCCGAGAATCGACTGCTGTTACTAAACAAGGTCGATCATAAACCACACTATGTTCGCCCAGCAGCATTAATTTCCCTGGAGCCGAAACGGTAATTTTAGCCATAAAATCTCCTTAGTGTTTGGTAATAGGGTTTGCCCTTTCGATGCGCAAACCTTCACTACCAAGCGTGGTAGTAAAAGTTGCTAGTTTATGTTTTTGACAAATTTCTGTAATTTTTGTTTTATCCTTGTGGTAAGCCAGTACAATACCTGAACCTTTTTTGGCTCCGCCGCCGCCACAAATCTTGGCAGCTCCTCCTGCTTTTTGGATTTGGGCAATAAGTGTTTGAGCTGTTAGCGAGACCACCCCAATTTTTTCTAAATTAATTTCACCCTGGTTGATGAGTTTTTTGACCGTCACTTCATCTCCATCATGCAAAGCAGTAAGAAGCTGACGACTCACTTCTTCTTGATCTTTTAAAAATTTGGTAAATAAAGCAGGTTTTTTCTGGGAAAATAATTTAACCTTATGAACCATTTCTCCAGTTGATTCCGCTGGCTTACCTGTATGTATCAAAATAAAATTTTGAGCTAGTTTTTTAGGGATAGCAAAGTTAATTGGAGTGATAGTTTTTAAAATCGAGATTTCCTTGCGGTACCACAAAAGTCCTCCAAAACAGGTGATGGCTGTATCAGCTCCAGACGGATTGCCATGCATATGTTTTTCAATTGTATGGGCAATAGAGCTAATCACCGTTTTATCAAGCGGTAAACCAAGAGTTGCAGTCAAGGCTCCAGTAGTAGCCACAGCCAAAGCTGCCGAAGAACCCAAACCAGAACCAGTCTCTAAATCAGAATCAATAGTGAGAGTAAAACCGTTTTTGAGCTGTTTGCGGTAAAATGCAAACGTTTCAATGATGGCAATTTTGACATAAGTCAGCTCCGTACTACGACTAAAATCAAGGTATTTAATTTGATTGTCCTGCTCAAATTGTTTTAAGTTTTTTCGAGCTTTTTGAGTTGAAACTACCATTTGATTAATTGAAGTCTCCTCAGAAAGATTGAGTTTTTTATCTATTAAAACAATCTTATTGTCATTAGTGGGTGTGATTGTAACTTGGAGCCTTTTATCAATGGCCGCTAACAAAGCCGGTTTGCCATACACCACACTATGTTCACCCATCAGAATAATTTTGCCTGGTACCGAAACAGTTATGCTTTTCATATTGTTAGTAAGGTTTCTAATAATGTAGGATTTGCTTGTAATTTTTGAATAGCTAGTTCTGCCCAAAAGGCAATATCTTGGTGTTTTTGGCTAAATTGCAAAAGCTGATCCCAAGAAAGCCATTGATAATTACTAAGCTCATTTTTATCTGGAACAATTGCACCAGAATATTTGGCTATCATCAAATAATTATGTTCATTTTCCGCTAAAGCTTTTGTCCATTGTTTTTGGTAGTTATAAGTTAGTAAAGGCGTAAAATTGGCAATGGTAATGCCAAGTTCCTGTTTGACACGGCGCTGGCAAGCTTTAGTAATATCTTCTCCAAACCAAGGATGTGAAGAAAAACTCATATCCCAATACTGCGGCCACAGTGGTTTAAACTCTGATCTTTTGGTGAGTAAAATTTGCTGGTGATCATTGACAATAATGGCAGTAAAAGCCCGGTGATGCTGACCTACTCCCTGGTGAGCTGCATATTTTTCAATCTGGCCTAATTCCTGATCATGCTCATCAACCAAAATCAGTAACTCCTGAAGCTTGGCAAGAATTGTTTTATCTTCTAAAGCTTTAGCCAAACAGGGGGTTACTTTTATATCTCCTTGTTGGTATTTTTTCAAAATATCGCTCAAAAAGTACCACTGCCCTCCAGCCACTTCATCTGTATTAAAATTAAAATCACCCTCAAAATTAGCTTTGTAAACAGTGACTAGCTCTGCTTCACGCTGCGTTTGATAAGAGACTGTACCGATTTGTACAAATTGATCTTTAGGGACAATAACTCCCAATTCTTCTTGAGTTTCCCGATCCACAGTATCTAGGTAATTCGAGCCAGCATCAACATGGCCTGAAGCCGAAAAAACCCAATAACCAGGGTACAGATCTTTACTTAAGCTTCGATGTTGTAAAAATATCTGGCCTTTTTGATTAAGAAGAAAAACTACAGCTGCCCGATGTCTTAACTTGGGATTTTGATGACACTCTCCCCTAGTAGCTTGACCAATCACTTGGTCATGTTGGTCAACAAGGTCAAATAGTTCTGATTGTTTGTCAGTAGTTTGAATCATAGTAATTCTTGGGCTAGTTGAAATTTAATGCCGTATGGTATCAAATCTTTGGGGCCTACGCTTGATAAGATGCGAACTACTCCGACTACTTGGTCTCCGATTTTGGGTTCTAATAGAGTCGCTGCAATAGGCGCTGTTATTTTCTTGCTACCCAAGTCAACAATCCCAATCCATTGTTTATTAGCTTGATTATGAGTAATGCTCATAATAATGCCTTTTTTACCTAAGAGTTCATGTTGCTGCTTTGCTTTACGCCAATATAGTGCTGGTTCCATAGGTTTTAACGGATTAAAACATGGACCACAGCTGTGCCCCCTGTTCCTCCCACATTATGAGTAACTGCCACCAGGGCTTCATCAACTTGGCGTTGGCCAGCTACTTGACGCAGTTGAGTAGTAGCTTCTACGATTTGTTTTACACCAGTTGCTCCCAAGGGGTGGCCACAGGCTTTCAAGCCACCAGAAGTATTGATAGGTTGTTTTCCTCCTAACCAGGTTTCTTGCTTGGTGATATGGCCATACGCTTCGCCTTGTCTATAAAGCCCTAAATCTTCCATGGCTACAATTTCGGCAATGGTAAAACAATCATGAACTTCAACACAATTAATATCAGCAGCAGTAATACCAGCCTGGGCGTAGGCAGTTTTGGCAGCTTGTTTACTGGCTGATAAGCTGGTTAAACTTTGGCGGCTGGCCAGCGATAAGCTGTCTTGGGCTTGAGCTGAACCATTGATATAGACTCCATTTTTGAGCTGTTTTTTCTTAGCCCAGGAAGGAGCCGCCAAAAATACGGCTGCTGCCCCATCGCTAATAGGCGAACAGTCCAAAACTTTGAGCGGGTCAGCTACTTTTGAACTTTTAATCACTTGCTCTAAACTAATTTGATTTTGAAAATGAGCCTTTTGGTTTAAATAACCATGGTAGTGATTTTTGACGGCTACTTGAGCCAAATCAGCTTCGCTAGCCCCAAATTTGGCAATATAAGCCTGAGCTATCAAAGCATAAAGTCCTGGAAAATTAAGACCTGCTAAGTACTCATCTTGATCCGCCGCTGCCATGATGGCTTGGCTAATCTGCTCA
Above is a window of Candidatus Beckwithbacteria bacterium DNA encoding:
- the infB gene encoding translation initiation factor IF-2 encodes the protein MAKKKTTPAQSQKKHPPVVVVLGHVDHGKTTLLDAIRESNVTASEAGGITQHIGAYQTQLRANDPSSIITFIDTPGHEAFSKMRSRGAQVADIAILVVAANDGVKPQTKEAIAHIKKAQIPFVVAINKVDLPEASLEMVKAQLAEQEIFVEGYGGDIVAVPISAKAKQGIDQLLEMIELIWELQEISPDTQDLKAVVLDSFLDSKKGVVANLLIRSGEIVVGQTVFCKNQETKVRCLITPNNEQVKKATISQPIQLLGFKHVLDTGELVTAKSQEHETAQSETGTTELVPEESKNEEQKRLKIIIKADQAGTLEAITANLTEEIELVGHGVGDINESDVLLAQSTEARLIGFHVKVPTLVKKLAEMEKVKIETFDIIYHLLEDLQARVLKLLEPTINEEVLGKAEVIAEFKIKGSHIAGCKVLEGKIVRSEKVRIIRGEQIVAEPRIGALQVERKDETEAKKGQEVALVFRPDLSFKIGDQVVSYKIIDD
- the nusA gene encoding transcription termination/antitermination protein NusA; the encoded protein is MATQNVLTARTEFASALNQICSERGIEPAIVIATIESAILAAYRKDYGLDEAYVYKAQIDPDNGEAKIFRYPKLETEEETVEEPEEGAPEVEAAYDETKQEEVTPPGFGRIASQTAKQVILQKIREAEKDAILKEYQDRIGTLVSGMVLRHDGQFVIVDIGRGQAQMPPQEQIPGEHYTLNKRMTFYIQDIRETMKGRQIIVSRAASELVAKLFEREVPEVASGAVEIRTIAREAGGRTKLAVFSAQSGVDPVGSCVGQKGVRVQTVIDELNREKIDIIQYSDDPIRFLTAALAPAENLQIELNEKDKSAVVTVPEDQLSLAIGRDGQNVRLAAKLTGYKIDIKGPGGTLTESEKKKMAEAKKAEEAKEKESSDDEQEKTTKKTKKEAKTEAKATKAKEDKKEDKTESEA
- a CDS encoding MiaB/RimO family radical SAM methylthiotransferase, whose translation is MIDLPIDLLITNKNKDKTVDLILSFLSKENYPAIQKITDSLMYEASGRAFIKIQTGCNKFCSYCLIPYLRGRSQSVPVSQVVRQIKTAQKQSVKEVVLTGIDISQYQDGKAILTDLLKQVLTETSVERIRLGSVYPEVFTKDFLDLYSQNVVSNVKNGRLCRHFHISLQSACDQTLKRMNRHYTIKQFKKTVAQVKKAIPGVSITTDVIVGFPGETDQDFMESLQNIQEIGFSKIHVFPYSNRPGTLAGQKEKKWGEVFKKTKLARAKKLRDLSKQLEENFRKQFINQTLGVLIEAKNKQGEWVGWSDNYIKFQISNPNLKRNQIFKICLS
- a CDS encoding HAD-IB family hydrolase yields the protein MKQLMLFDIDQTIFDGYTIFPLTKAQFQDKFIDFKTMELFTQDLAEYKVGLYDYEKFVAVLLDHWAKGLAGQSYQAVFDHSFSFFKKHKKHFFSYFSKVVKNCSQTHDIFLVTGEPDFLAASIAKMFNVKGYLASQFELNQQGLFTGKVSQYLATKKDKKEALDGLFQKYSFKNSYAFGDSEADIQMLSLVEHPICVNPGADLEKIALKKAWSVIDPETFDVSILK
- the mvaD gene encoding diphosphomevalonate decarboxylase, whose product is MKKHLKATAHANISMALVKYWGKRDETLILPQNSNLAITWDQYGSTTTVEFNSSYKRDIFTLDGQEFKEGEEYDRVIGQLNLARKLAKIKLKAKVVSQNEVETQAGLASSASGAAALAAASAKAAGLNLNSKQLSILSRQGSGSSCRSILGGFVEWQKGSKADGSDSYAVQLYDENYWPQLCMLTVVVSTKKKELKTRAGMKQTVATCPFYPCWLATVEQDLKEIKQAIKAKNFTKMGEISEHNALKLHALMLTTKPSIIYWLPETVELIHQVQNWRDEGLEAYFTIDAGPQIKILALEKNVSKIKQRLNKLQGVKKVVTLKPGKGVEYLSRHLF
- the mvk gene encoding mevalonate kinase; translated protein: MAKITVSAPGKLMLLGEHSVVYDRPCLVTAVDSRVHVQIKTTKVPTLTINAPEVEIKNYKRSITDFKPSKKLPRGVQFIEAVLQILYEKYKLNSGLSIRTRNGFSSKYGLGSSSAVSVCTAKGISELFNLKLSNQEIFEIAYQAVLEVQGVGSGFDVAAAIWGGTLYFETGGKVIEPLEIKKLPLIVVYSGVKADTATIVKKLAKMRTLKPNYVNSRFDLITKLVKKARDLIETKRWEELGELFNKNQKILHDLGVSTDILHKLCVTSILHGAEGAKLSGSGGGDCLIVMSANGHKHVIEQRLVEAGGTLVPVETGAKGVSIDEKSN
- the mvk gene encoding mevalonate kinase — its product is MKSITVSVPGKIILMGEHSVVYGKPALLAAIDKRLQVTITPTNDNKIVLIDKKLNLSEETSINQMVVSTQKARKNLKQFEQDNQIKYLDFSRSTELTYVKIAIIETFAFYRKQLKNGFTLTIDSDLETGSGLGSSAALAVATTGALTATLGLPLDKTVISSIAHTIEKHMHGNPSGADTAITCFGGLLWYRKEISILKTITPINFAIPKKLAQNFILIHTGKPAESTGEMVHKVKLFSQKKPALFTKFLKDQEEVSRQLLTALHDGDEVTVKKLINQGEINLEKIGVVSLTAQTLIAQIQKAGGAAKICGGGGAKKGSGIVLAYHKDKTKITEICQKHKLATFTTTLGSEGLRIERANPITKH
- the idi gene encoding isopentenyl-diphosphate Delta-isomerase → MIQTTDKQSELFDLVDQHDQVIGQATRGECHQNPKLRHRAAVVFLLNQKGQIFLQHRSLSKDLYPGYWVFSASGHVDAGSNYLDTVDRETQEELGVIVPKDQFVQIGTVSYQTQREAELVTVYKANFEGDFNFNTDEVAGGQWYFLSDILKKYQQGDIKVTPCLAKALEDKTILAKLQELLILVDEHDQELGQIEKYAAHQGVGQHHRAFTAIIVNDHQQILLTKRSEFKPLWPQYWDMSFSSHPWFGEDITKACQRRVKQELGITIANFTPLLTYNYQKQWTKALAENEHNYLMIAKYSGAIVPDKNELSNYQWLSWDQLLQFSQKHQDIAFWAELAIQKLQANPTLLETLLTI
- a CDS encoding thiolase domain-containing protein, which codes for MNKVAVCGAYQTQFGELWDQSLTDLMHEAAIGCLADAGATTASVEAVYIGNMLGGNGFGQKHLGAQLAQELGISAPVTRVEGACASGGMAVFQAVQAIASGAIANALVIGVEKMTDADSEQISQAIMAAADQDEYLAGLNFPGLYALIAQAYIAKFGASEADLAQVAVKNHYHGYLNQKAHFQNQISLEQVIKSSKVADPLKVLDCSPISDGAAAVFLAAPSWAKKKQLKNGVYINGSAQAQDSLSLASRQSLTSLSASKQAAKTAYAQAGITAADINCVEVHDCFTIAEIVAMEDLGLYRQGEAYGHITKQETWLGGKQPINTSGGLKACGHPLGATGVKQIVEATTQLRQVAGQRQVDEALVAVTHNVGGTGGTAVVHVLIR